The Acidobacteriota bacterium genome has a segment encoding these proteins:
- a CDS encoding peptidylprolyl isomerase: MKNALTLILVSALALSACGPKAGTFALKQGTPAYALALELAKISPALAPDKTTVLVETRKFKITAAEVVQSARDLMGTRSDQLKSFDAGQLKQIFDQNAESMAERRLIVAAAAAAKTIVTPDELQQVLQSQYAQAGGEQAFLEALKKAEVSIDQVKASVQDSLLINKFLGGVAEKGAAVTAEELQKAYAGETAGDKTASVRHILLMTQGKTDQEKAAAKAKIEDLLAKAKAGADFAELAKTCSEDPGSKDNGGLYENFPRGQMVKPFEDAAFSVPVGQLSGVIETEYGYHILKVVDRKKETRSFEEARAEIEARLKKDKGPAVVKDYVQGLKDKAQFKLIGL, translated from the coding sequence ATGAAGAATGCGTTGACCCTTATCCTGGTCTCGGCGCTGGCCCTGTCCGCCTGCGGCCCGAAGGCCGGGACGTTCGCCCTCAAGCAGGGCACGCCCGCTTACGCGCTGGCCCTGGAGCTGGCCAAGATCAGCCCGGCCCTGGCCCCCGACAAGACGACCGTCCTCGTCGAGACCAGGAAGTTCAAGATAACGGCCGCCGAGGTCGTCCAGTCGGCCCGTGACCTGATGGGAACGCGGTCCGACCAGCTCAAGAGCTTCGACGCCGGACAGCTGAAGCAGATCTTCGACCAGAACGCCGAGTCCATGGCCGAGCGCAGGCTCATCGTGGCCGCGGCGGCCGCGGCCAAGACGATCGTCACGCCCGACGAGCTCCAGCAGGTCCTGCAATCCCAATACGCGCAGGCCGGCGGCGAGCAGGCCTTCCTCGAGGCCCTGAAGAAGGCCGAGGTTTCGATCGACCAGGTCAAGGCCAGCGTCCAGGACTCCCTGCTGATCAACAAGTTCCTCGGCGGGGTGGCCGAGAAGGGCGCCGCCGTGACCGCGGAGGAACTGCAGAAGGCCTACGCCGGGGAAACGGCCGGCGACAAGACCGCCTCGGTCCGGCACATCCTCCTGATGACCCAGGGCAAGACCGACCAGGAGAAGGCCGCGGCCAAGGCCAAGATCGAGGACCTGCTGGCCAAGGCCAAGGCCGGGGCGGATTTCGCCGAGCTGGCCAAGACCTGTTCCGAGGACCCCGGCTCCAAGGACAACGGCGGCCTTTACGAGAACTTCCCCCGCGGCCAGATGGTCAAGCCTTTCGAGGACGCCGCGTTTTCCGTTCCCGTGGGCCAGCTCAGCGGGGTCATCGAGACCGAGTACGGCTACCACATCCTCAAGGTCGTCGACCGCAAGAAGGAGACCCGGTCCTTCGAAGAGGCCCGGGCCGAGATCGAGGCCCGGCTCAAGAAGGACAAGGGGCCGGCCGTGGTCAAGGACTACGTCCAGGGGCTCAAGGACAAGGCCCAGTTCAAGCTGATCGGCCTCTGA
- the tyrS gene encoding tyrosine--tRNA ligase — MSGNVYDEIKERGFVAQVSDEEAVRRMLGTERVTFYVGFDSTATSLHAGSLVPIMAMVHLRRAGHRVVAVVGSGTTMVGDPSGKTEMRPMLEEGTIRAQGQAIHLQLARYLHFDGQNAIAVDNADWLMPLQYIPFLRDIGRHFSVNRMLAAEAYKLRLERGLSFIEFNYQILQAYDYLTLYRKFGCTLQMGGDDQWGNILAGVDLIRRVDGGTAQALTFPLLTTATGAKMGKTAQGAVWLDGGLFSPYDFYQYWVNCDDRDVGRFLRLFTLLPLDEIRRLESLKDSGINEAKRALAFEATKITHGELEAEKARQAAAAAFGAGGGPAAAEGGLNSLPTTAVPRSRLEAGIAPAGLFTEVGLTPSRKEAKRMIEQGGLYVNDERLESVERLITLADLSPDGGLLLKAGKKKIHRIVPE; from the coding sequence ATGAGCGGAAACGTCTACGACGAGATCAAGGAGCGCGGCTTCGTGGCTCAGGTCTCCGACGAGGAGGCCGTGCGCAGGATGCTCGGCACGGAGAGGGTCACGTTCTACGTCGGGTTCGACAGCACCGCGACCAGCCTCCATGCCGGCAGCCTCGTCCCGATCATGGCCATGGTCCACCTCCGGCGGGCCGGCCATCGGGTCGTCGCCGTCGTCGGCAGCGGGACGACCATGGTCGGCGATCCCAGCGGCAAGACCGAGATGCGCCCGATGCTCGAGGAAGGGACGATCCGGGCCCAGGGCCAGGCCATCCACCTCCAGCTGGCCCGCTATCTCCATTTCGACGGCCAGAACGCCATCGCCGTGGACAACGCGGACTGGCTGATGCCGCTCCAGTACATCCCCTTCCTCCGGGACATCGGCCGGCACTTCAGCGTCAACCGGATGCTGGCCGCCGAGGCCTACAAGCTCCGCCTGGAGAGGGGGCTGTCCTTCATCGAGTTCAATTACCAGATCCTGCAGGCTTACGACTACCTGACCCTCTACCGGAAGTTCGGCTGCACGCTGCAGATGGGCGGCGACGACCAGTGGGGGAACATCCTGGCCGGGGTCGACCTCATCCGCCGCGTCGACGGCGGGACGGCCCAGGCCCTGACCTTCCCGCTCCTGACCACGGCCACGGGCGCCAAGATGGGCAAGACCGCCCAGGGCGCCGTCTGGCTGGACGGCGGGCTCTTCAGCCCCTACGACTTCTACCAGTACTGGGTCAACTGCGACGACCGCGACGTCGGGCGCTTCCTGCGCCTATTCACGCTGCTGCCGCTCGACGAGATCCGGCGGCTCGAGTCGCTCAAGGACAGCGGCATCAACGAGGCCAAGCGCGCGCTGGCCTTCGAGGCGACCAAGATCACCCACGGCGAGCTCGAGGCCGAGAAGGCCCGGCAGGCGGCGGCCGCCGCGTTCGGTGCGGGCGGCGGGCCCGCCGCGGCCGAGGGCGGCCTCAATTCCCTGCCGACCACGGCCGTCCCCCGCTCGCGCCTGGAGGCCGGCATCGCCCCGGCCGGGCTCTTCACCGAGGTCGGCCTGACCCCCTCGCGCAAGGAAGCCAAGCGGATGATCGAGCAGGGCGGCCTCTACGTCAACGACGAGCGCCTCGAATCAGTCGAGCGGCTGATCACCCTGGCCGATCTCAGCCCCGACGGAGGCCTGCTGCTCAAGGCCGGCAAGAAGAAGATCCATCGCATCGTCCCGGAGTGA